A stretch of the Mycobacteroides immunogenum genome encodes the following:
- a CDS encoding helix-turn-helix domain-containing protein — protein MTSLVRALRRERGLTLEELGNRTGLTKSYLSKVEREHSTPSVSVAMRIAQALDVDVSRLFTNDAHESRVVVDRGADEWDDSKFHALSTEMLGKIMAPFLASPSTEFAEHKSSHEGQEFVFVHRGSIELQCGQDDDVVSYALDEGDSAYLDATRTHRIRRTSETPALVVIVAAT, from the coding sequence ATGACATCGCTGGTTCGCGCGCTGCGGCGGGAACGCGGCCTCACCCTTGAGGAGCTGGGTAACCGCACCGGTCTTACCAAGAGCTATCTCTCGAAGGTCGAACGCGAACACAGCACGCCGTCGGTATCGGTCGCGATGCGCATTGCCCAGGCCCTTGATGTGGATGTCAGCAGGTTGTTCACCAACGACGCCCACGAATCCCGGGTGGTGGTCGATCGCGGCGCGGATGAGTGGGACGACAGTAAGTTTCACGCGCTGAGTACCGAGATGCTCGGCAAGATCATGGCGCCATTCCTGGCCAGCCCATCGACCGAATTCGCGGAGCACAAGTCGTCGCACGAGGGTCAGGAATTTGTGTTCGTGCACCGCGGATCGATCGAATTGCAGTGTGGCCAGGACGATGACGTGGTGAGTTACGCGCTGGACGAAGGGGACAGCGCCTATCTCGACGCCACCCGCACCCACCGGATACGCCGGACGTCCGAGACCCCGGCGCTTGTGGTGATCGTCGCCGCGACCTAG
- a CDS encoding CGNR zinc finger domain-containing protein: protein MVGAMEDARAIFRLDNAILAFRFTATVFDRAGSATERLTDPERLRLWLWANELDVADAAMTEADLIAAKVLRESIHRAGTAVAAGGRVAPAAVRVLNACSRNGNPHRVLENGDARWRGMEISDALSVIAASAIEALGGPDRDRVKACADEHCHGLYVDTSRANNRRWCNMNTCGNRAKKAAMGRRG from the coding sequence ATGGTTGGCGCGATGGAGGACGCACGGGCGATCTTTCGGCTGGACAACGCGATACTGGCTTTCCGGTTCACCGCCACGGTCTTCGATCGGGCAGGCTCGGCCACCGAACGGCTGACCGATCCGGAACGGCTGCGGTTGTGGTTATGGGCCAACGAATTGGATGTCGCGGATGCCGCCATGACCGAAGCCGATCTGATCGCTGCCAAGGTACTGCGCGAGAGCATTCACCGCGCGGGCACCGCGGTGGCTGCGGGTGGGCGCGTCGCCCCCGCGGCTGTACGGGTGCTGAATGCGTGCTCCCGGAACGGTAATCCGCACCGGGTGCTCGAGAATGGGGACGCGCGTTGGCGTGGCATGGAGATCTCGGATGCCCTGTCGGTCATCGCCGCCAGCGCCATCGAGGCACTCGGCGGCCCCGATCGTGATCGGGTGAAGGCGTGCGCGGACGAGCACTGCCACGGTCTCTATGTCGACACCAGCCGGGCCAATAATCGGCGCTGGTGCAACATGAATACCTGCGGGAACCGGGCCAAGAAGGCTGCGATGGGCCGTCGGGGCTAA
- a CDS encoding aldolase, whose product MASTLHDTKSDLMNRAERGMQTHFSDSQWSTRQKVAITCRALFDRGHDSGLAGQITARAEEPGTFYTQRLGLGFDEITEENLLLVDEDLNVLSGSGMANPANRFHSWIYRARPDVQCIVHTHPFHVAALSMLETPLIVSQMDIAPLYDDCAFLPDWPGVPVGNEEGEIISAALGNKKAILLAHHGHVVAGASVEESCSLAVLIERGAKLQLAAMAAGTIAPLPDRLAREAHDWTLTPKRSIANFAYYARTALANHPETLTLPTTQGNSQ is encoded by the coding sequence ATGGCCAGCACACTTCATGACACCAAATCCGACCTGATGAATCGCGCCGAGCGCGGCATGCAGACCCACTTCTCCGACTCGCAGTGGTCCACCCGCCAGAAGGTCGCGATCACCTGCCGCGCGCTCTTCGACCGCGGACACGACTCCGGCCTCGCCGGGCAGATCACCGCGCGCGCCGAGGAACCAGGCACCTTCTACACCCAACGCCTCGGCCTCGGGTTCGACGAGATCACCGAGGAGAATCTGCTCCTGGTCGACGAGGACCTCAATGTTCTCAGCGGATCCGGAATGGCCAACCCCGCCAATCGCTTTCATAGTTGGATCTACCGCGCCCGCCCGGATGTGCAGTGCATCGTGCACACTCACCCGTTCCATGTCGCGGCGTTGTCCATGCTGGAGACACCGCTGATCGTCTCCCAGATGGACATCGCACCCCTGTATGACGACTGCGCCTTCCTGCCGGACTGGCCGGGGGTTCCCGTCGGAAACGAAGAGGGTGAGATCATTTCGGCCGCGCTGGGCAACAAGAAGGCAATACTGCTCGCCCACCACGGTCACGTCGTCGCCGGAGCCTCCGTCGAGGAATCCTGCTCGCTGGCGGTACTGATCGAACGTGGCGCCAAGCTACAGCTGGCGGCGATGGCCGCGGGAACCATCGCCCCCCTGCCTGACCGGCTGGCCCGCGAGGCGCACGACTGGACCCTTACCCCCAAGCGCAGCATCGCCAACTTCGCCTACTATGCCCGCACCGCACTCGCCAATCACCCCGAAACCCTCACTCTGCCGACGACACAAGGGAATTCCCAATGA
- a CDS encoding dihydrodipicolinate synthase family protein, with protein MTSTPQFHGIIAYPVTPFLPDDTVDIDRLAELVSRLVDDGAHAIAPLGSTGESAYLEEREFDAVVDTTVAAVNKRVPVIVGASDLTTANTIRRARHAQQAGADAVMVLPISYWKLSDREIAQHYASVGAAIDIPIMAYNNPATSGVDMKPELLVSMFRDIDNVTMVKESTGDLSRMLDIKRLSEEQLPFYNGSNPLVLDALNAGASGWCTAAPCLAPQPCLDLYEAVRTGRNDDAASIYAALKPLLQFIVAGGLPTTVKAGLELLGRAAGDPRRPLLPLDSEGRDTLKGILASTP; from the coding sequence ATGACTTCAACACCCCAGTTCCACGGAATCATCGCCTATCCGGTCACCCCGTTCCTGCCCGATGACACCGTAGACATCGACCGGCTCGCCGAGCTCGTGTCCCGGCTCGTGGACGACGGAGCCCACGCCATCGCACCGTTGGGCAGCACCGGCGAGTCCGCCTATCTCGAGGAACGCGAGTTCGATGCCGTCGTCGACACCACGGTCGCCGCCGTGAACAAACGCGTGCCCGTCATCGTCGGAGCCTCGGATCTGACCACCGCCAACACCATTCGGCGAGCACGCCACGCCCAGCAGGCCGGCGCCGATGCGGTGATGGTACTGCCGATCTCGTACTGGAAACTCAGCGACCGCGAGATCGCACAGCACTACGCCTCCGTGGGCGCGGCGATCGATATTCCGATAATGGCCTACAACAACCCCGCGACCAGCGGCGTGGACATGAAACCCGAACTCCTGGTGTCGATGTTCCGCGATATCGACAACGTCACCATGGTCAAGGAGTCAACGGGCGACTTGAGCCGGATGCTCGATATCAAGCGCCTCAGCGAGGAACAGCTGCCTTTCTACAACGGCAGTAACCCGCTGGTGCTGGACGCACTCAATGCCGGCGCTTCCGGATGGTGCACCGCCGCACCGTGTCTAGCGCCCCAACCGTGCCTGGATCTCTATGAGGCGGTGCGTACCGGACGCAACGACGACGCCGCGTCCATCTACGCCGCGCTCAAGCCACTGCTGCAGTTCATCGTCGCGGGCGGCCTTCCCACCACCGTCAAGGCCGGACTGGAACTGCTCGGACGCGCGGCGGGGGACCCCCGGCGCCCGCTGCTACCACTGGATTCCGAGGGGCGCGACACCCTGAAGGGGATCCTGGCGTCCACCCCTTAA
- a CDS encoding GTP-binding protein: MTTAQLLPVTVLSGFLGAGKTTLLNHILANTEGRRVAVIVNDMSEVNIDAALVAGTGHLDRTEERLVELTNGCICCTLREDLIEAVGNLARQNRFDQLVIESTGISEPMPVAASFTWEFEDGTSLGQVARLDTMVTVVDASTFLPELARGEALADREMAAAEGDGRSIADLLTDQVEFADVLILNKVDLVNERTLGMVETLLRRLNPTATIVRSTGGAVDLDLVLQTGLFDPDLAAQTPGWDEEIADGHTPETEEYGISSMTFRSERPFHPQRLNTALENMQGLLRSKGFCWIASRPDIAAIWSQAGPNLTIEPAQFWRSTEIAPGQEIVFIGVRLDRPRVQHLLDSAVLTDDELAGGPETWLNFPDPLPAWGVMHAH; this comes from the coding sequence GTGACCACAGCCCAGCTCCTCCCCGTGACCGTGCTCTCCGGATTCCTCGGCGCGGGAAAAACCACCCTGCTCAACCACATCCTCGCCAACACCGAAGGCCGTCGCGTCGCGGTGATCGTCAACGACATGAGCGAGGTGAACATCGACGCCGCCCTCGTTGCGGGTACCGGCCACCTGGACCGCACCGAGGAGCGGCTCGTCGAACTCACCAATGGCTGCATCTGCTGCACCTTGCGTGAGGATCTGATCGAAGCCGTCGGGAATCTGGCGCGACAGAATCGATTTGACCAGCTGGTCATCGAATCGACCGGTATCTCCGAGCCCATGCCGGTAGCCGCCTCCTTCACCTGGGAGTTCGAAGACGGCACCAGCCTGGGGCAGGTCGCCCGGCTGGACACCATGGTGACCGTCGTCGACGCCTCCACCTTCCTGCCCGAGCTGGCCCGCGGGGAGGCGCTCGCGGATCGCGAGATGGCCGCCGCGGAAGGCGACGGCCGGTCCATCGCCGATCTACTCACCGATCAGGTGGAGTTCGCCGACGTGCTGATCCTCAACAAGGTGGATCTGGTGAACGAGCGAACCCTCGGCATGGTGGAAACCCTGCTGCGCCGCCTCAATCCGACGGCGACGATCGTGCGGTCCACCGGCGGCGCCGTCGACCTGGACCTGGTGCTGCAGACCGGACTATTCGATCCCGACCTGGCCGCCCAGACACCGGGATGGGACGAGGAGATCGCCGACGGGCACACCCCCGAAACCGAGGAATACGGCATCAGCAGCATGACCTTTCGCTCGGAGCGCCCGTTTCATCCCCAACGCCTCAATACGGCACTGGAAAACATGCAAGGACTGCTACGCAGCAAGGGATTCTGCTGGATCGCCAGCCGCCCCGATATCGCCGCGATCTGGTCGCAAGCCGGCCCCAACCTGACCATAGAACCCGCCCAGTTCTGGCGCAGTACCGAGATCGCACCGGGGCAGGAAATCGTCTTCATCGGCGTCCGGCTGGACCGGCCCCGGGTGCAGCACCTCCTGGATTCCGCAGTCCTTACCGACGACGAGCTGGCCGGTGGACCCGAAACCTGGCTCAACTTCCCCGATCCCCTACCCGCATGGGGTGTGATGCACGCCCATTAG
- a CDS encoding MarR family winged helix-turn-helix transcriptional regulator, which translates to MSKGLRRLRLLVESETRLWRVAETRLAQVGLPKLGSVEVLSFINSRNQTRVNDIAEGLVITTGGVTKIVDRLEVGGLVRRVPNPDDRRSSLLELTDSGVKVLGEAADVVDAAIERYWPTDRGFDHALTAFRDTLSAES; encoded by the coding sequence ATGAGTAAGGGACTGCGCAGACTTCGATTGCTGGTCGAATCGGAGACCCGCTTGTGGCGAGTTGCGGAAACGCGACTCGCTCAAGTCGGGCTGCCGAAGCTGGGCTCTGTGGAGGTCCTCTCATTTATCAACTCGCGCAATCAGACCCGTGTCAATGACATTGCCGAAGGTCTGGTGATCACCACTGGTGGTGTTACCAAGATTGTCGACCGGCTTGAGGTGGGCGGACTGGTCCGCCGAGTCCCCAATCCGGATGACCGTCGCTCGTCGCTACTGGAACTCACCGATAGCGGTGTCAAGGTACTTGGCGAAGCAGCCGATGTCGTCGATGCCGCGATCGAACGGTACTGGCCTACGGATCGGGGATTCGACCACGCATTGACCGCTTTCCGGGATACGTTGAGCGCTGAAAGCTAG
- a CDS encoding zinc-binding dehydrogenase encodes MKAWVISREGGPEVLELRDVDLPDLRAGEVAIKVKAFGVNAAERYRRLGKMGPIEGVVVPGIEAVGEVVADPSGRLAPGAAVATIMGGLQFDRFGSYAEQVNVLAGNVFELPSSDLGWAQLAALPQSYITAWGAVDRSLRIDSQSSLLVRGAASALGLSATSLAAKVIGANVIGIVRSEKDLDAVRRAGAAHVLVDSVDLAGRIRELEPAGVDGVLDIVGGPESARLAELVRPFGKVTVVGLLAGPPVLENFSLIDDLAPAVSIGFFPSQLVGSPALPIADAPLALVIDAIVNGTVVSQLAATYGFEDVPRVHELLDGPRAPGKIVVTL; translated from the coding sequence ATGAAGGCATGGGTGATCAGCCGTGAGGGTGGCCCGGAGGTGCTGGAACTGCGTGACGTCGATCTGCCGGACCTCCGGGCCGGCGAGGTCGCGATCAAGGTCAAGGCGTTCGGCGTCAACGCGGCCGAGCGGTACCGCAGATTGGGGAAGATGGGACCGATCGAAGGGGTGGTCGTACCCGGGATCGAGGCGGTGGGCGAGGTCGTCGCGGACCCGTCGGGCAGGCTTGCTCCCGGCGCTGCGGTAGCGACCATCATGGGAGGGCTGCAGTTCGACCGTTTTGGAAGCTACGCCGAGCAGGTGAACGTATTGGCCGGCAATGTCTTTGAGCTTCCGTCAAGCGATCTGGGGTGGGCTCAGCTTGCCGCGCTCCCGCAGTCTTACATCACGGCGTGGGGCGCTGTCGATAGGTCTTTGCGGATCGATTCGCAAAGCAGTCTGCTGGTGAGAGGAGCGGCTTCGGCGCTCGGGTTATCGGCGACTTCACTGGCCGCCAAGGTGATTGGGGCGAATGTCATAGGAATTGTGAGAAGCGAAAAGGATCTCGACGCGGTGAGGCGCGCAGGGGCCGCGCACGTGCTCGTCGACTCTGTCGACCTCGCGGGCAGGATTCGGGAACTGGAGCCTGCGGGCGTGGACGGCGTGCTGGACATCGTCGGGGGCCCCGAGTCGGCGCGGCTCGCCGAGCTGGTGCGTCCGTTCGGCAAGGTCACTGTCGTCGGGCTGCTTGCCGGACCGCCGGTTCTGGAAAATTTCAGTCTCATAGATGATCTGGCCCCGGCCGTTTCGATCGGGTTCTTTCCCAGCCAGCTGGTCGGCTCTCCCGCGTTGCCGATCGCTGACGCGCCGTTGGCCTTGGTCATCGACGCTATTGTCAACGGTACGGTCGTTTCGCAACTGGCGGCGACGTACGGGTTTGAGGACGTGCCGCGCGTCCACGAGTTGCTCGATGGTCCTCGCGCGCCCGGGAAGATTGTGGTCACATTGTGA